In Sphaeramia orbicularis chromosome 14, fSphaOr1.1, whole genome shotgun sequence, the following are encoded in one genomic region:
- the LOC115432804 gene encoding nuclear apoptosis-inducing factor 1 isoform X1: MSSPLYYNQDSVTRFKKRKARFSFSEVHILLDEVRKHQMVVVGKFNRGVPADVKKRTWAEITARVNEIGECQREVMEVIKKWADLKCDTKRKVAAMRAGTVPNRGLNSRLSRDLNPTEKIVLQILEMDKEDHNINDFGPLGDDDDVAEEEEEMEEDDMMGMQNSPNGGFDVESMPPPPPYPSGGLAQSGDSSQASLDVPYDIPPAEDTEAPFGDSDEEQREEALPSKHPAKPADDHQGNNGIQKQPQIPPVPSTSTASLPAPGQPPQNLRESMLQSASLSLQEQHATNILLETVSRSLELLSESVQQLAETQQEFIRESLQLQRETVQVLRDFTGGAIALMHDKLNGRPAL, translated from the exons ATGTCTTCACCACTATACTACAATCAAGACAGTGTAACTCGCttcaaaaagagaaaagcccGCTTTTCTTTTAGTGAGGTCCACATACTGCTGGATGAAGTGAGGAAACATCAAATGGTTGTTGTTG GTAAATTCAACCGTGGTGTGCCAGCAGATGTAAAAAAGCGCACATGGGCAGAGATCACTGCACGTGTCAATGAGATTGGTGAGTGCCAACGTGAAGTCATGGAGGTCATCAAGAAATGGGCTGATCTTAAATGTGACACAAAGCGAAAAGTAGCTGCCATGCGGGCAGGGACTGTACCAAACAGAGGCCTGAACTCACGTCTTTCAAGAGACCTTAATCCAACAGAAAAAATAGTGCTTCAGATATTGGAGATGGATAAGGAGGATCACAACATTAATGACTTTGGTCCccttggtgatgatgatgatgtggcagaggaggaagaggaaatggAAGAGGACGACATGATGGGGATGCAGAATTCTCCCAACGGCGGGTTTGATGTGGAGTCTATGCCCCCACCTCCTCCTTATCCCTCTGGTGGACTGGCACAGTCAG GAGACTCATCGCAGGCCTCTCTTGATGTGCCGTATGATATACCACCTGCAGAAG ACACTGAAGCTCCATTTGGAGACTCAGACGAGGAGCAAAGAGAGGAAGCGCTGCCCTCCAAGCACCCGGCGAAACCAGCAGACGATCACCAAGGAAACAACGGCATCCAGAAACAACCTCAAATACCTCCAGTACCTTCAACCTCAACGGCCTCACTTCCAGCGCCCGGTCAGCCCCCACAGAACTTGAGGGAAAGCATGTTACAGAGTGCATCGCTAAGCCTTCAGGAGCAACACGCCACCAACATTCTGCTGGAGACGGTTTCACGATCTCTCGAGCTGTTGTCGGAGTCGGTACAACAGCTGGCAGAGACTCAGCAGGAGTTTATACGAGAGTCACTGCAGCTCCAACGAGAGACAGTTCAGGTTCTTAGAGACTTCACGGGTGGAGCCATCGCACTCATGCATGACAAACTGAACGGCCGGCCAGCGTTATAG
- the LOC115432804 gene encoding nuclear apoptosis-inducing factor 1 isoform X2, whose product MSSPLYYNQDSVTRFKKRKARFSFSEVHILLDEVRKHQMVVVGKFNRGVPADVKKRTWAEITARVNEIGECQREVMEVIKKWADLKCDTKRKVAAMRAGTVPNRGLNSRLSRDLNPTEKIVLQILEMDKEDHNINDFGPLGDDDDVAEEEEEMEEDDMMGMQNSPNGDSSQASLDVPYDIPPAEDTEAPFGDSDEEQREEALPSKHPAKPADDHQGNNGIQKQPQIPPVPSTSTASLPAPGQPPQNLRESMLQSASLSLQEQHATNILLETVSRSLELLSESVQQLAETQQEFIRESLQLQRETVQVLRDFTGGAIALMHDKLNGRPAL is encoded by the exons ATGTCTTCACCACTATACTACAATCAAGACAGTGTAACTCGCttcaaaaagagaaaagcccGCTTTTCTTTTAGTGAGGTCCACATACTGCTGGATGAAGTGAGGAAACATCAAATGGTTGTTGTTG GTAAATTCAACCGTGGTGTGCCAGCAGATGTAAAAAAGCGCACATGGGCAGAGATCACTGCACGTGTCAATGAGATTGGTGAGTGCCAACGTGAAGTCATGGAGGTCATCAAGAAATGGGCTGATCTTAAATGTGACACAAAGCGAAAAGTAGCTGCCATGCGGGCAGGGACTGTACCAAACAGAGGCCTGAACTCACGTCTTTCAAGAGACCTTAATCCAACAGAAAAAATAGTGCTTCAGATATTGGAGATGGATAAGGAGGATCACAACATTAATGACTTTGGTCCccttggtgatgatgatgatgtggcagaggaggaagaggaaatggAAGAGGACGACATGATGGGGATGCAGAATTCTCCCAACG GAGACTCATCGCAGGCCTCTCTTGATGTGCCGTATGATATACCACCTGCAGAAG ACACTGAAGCTCCATTTGGAGACTCAGACGAGGAGCAAAGAGAGGAAGCGCTGCCCTCCAAGCACCCGGCGAAACCAGCAGACGATCACCAAGGAAACAACGGCATCCAGAAACAACCTCAAATACCTCCAGTACCTTCAACCTCAACGGCCTCACTTCCAGCGCCCGGTCAGCCCCCACAGAACTTGAGGGAAAGCATGTTACAGAGTGCATCGCTAAGCCTTCAGGAGCAACACGCCACCAACATTCTGCTGGAGACGGTTTCACGATCTCTCGAGCTGTTGTCGGAGTCGGTACAACAGCTGGCAGAGACTCAGCAGGAGTTTATACGAGAGTCACTGCAGCTCCAACGAGAGACAGTTCAGGTTCTTAGAGACTTCACGGGTGGAGCCATCGCACTCATGCATGACAAACTGAACGGCCGGCCAGCGTTATAG
- the LOC115432805 gene encoding calpain small subunit 1-like isoform X1: protein MSFFAKKLIGGLINVVSNIDPAQFIPSDPPPPRRPAVFAEQDESDEERQFRRVFQQLAGDDMEVSPAELMNILNRIIGKHGDLKTDGFSIENCRSMVAVMDSDSTGKLGFHEFKYLWNNIKKWQGVYKAYDRDGSGVIGAEELPDAFRAAGFPLNDDLFNMIIRRYSDEQGNMDFDNYIGCLVRLDAMCRAFKTLDKDNNGTIKVNIQEWLQLTMYS from the exons atgtctttttttgccaagAAATTGATTGGTGGCCTAATTAATGTAGTCAG CAACATCGACCCTGCCCAGTTTATTCCCTCTGACCCA CCTCCACCACGTAGACCAGCTGTGTTTGCAGAGCAAGATGAGTCTGATGAGGAGAGACAGTTCCGTCGTGTCTTCCAACAACTTGCTGGAGAT GATATGGAAGTGAGCCCAGCTGAACTGATGAACATCCTAAACAGAATCATTGGAAAGC ATGGAGACCTGAAGACAGATGGTTTCAGCATTGAGAATTGTAGGAGCATGGTGGCGGTCATGGAT AGTGACAGCACCGGAAAACTTGGCTTTCACGAATTCAAATACCTCTGGAATAACATCAAAAAATGGCAG GGAGTGTACAAGGCTTACGACAGAGATGGCTCTGGTGTCATTGGTGCAGAAGAGCTGCCTGATGCTTTTAGAGCTGCAG GTTTCCCCCTCAATGATGACCTGTTCAACATGATCATCCGCAGATACAGTGATGAACAGGGGAACATGGATTTTGACAATTACATTGGCTGCCTTGTGAGACTGGATGCCATGTGTC GTGCCTTCAAAACCCTGGATAAAGACAATAATGGGACAATCAAAGTTAATATTCAGGAG tgGCTTCAGTTGACCATGTATTCTTGA
- the LOC115432806 gene encoding calpain small subunit 1-like: MSFFAKKLICGILDVVSNIDPSQFASSDPPPPRRPAVFAEQHESDEERQFRRVFQQLAGDDMEVSPNELMNILNRIIGKHGDLKTDGFSIENCRSMVAVMDSDSTGKLGFHEFKYLWNNIKKWQGVYKAHDTDRSGVISASELPGAFAAAGFRLNDAMYEMIIRRYSDENGDMDFDNYIGCLVRLDAMCRAFRTLDKDNNGTIKVNIQEWLQLTMYS, from the exons ATGTCTTTTTTTGCCAAGAAATTAATCTGTGGCATACTTGATGTTGTCAG CAACATCGACCCTTCCCAGTTTGCATCTTCTGACCCA CCTCCTCCACGAAGACCAGCTGTGTTTGCAGAGCAACATGAGTCCGATGAGGAAAGACAGTTCCGTCGTGTCTTCCAACAACTTGCTGGAGAT GACATGGAAGTGAGCCCAAATGAACTGATGAACATCCTAAACAGAATCATTGGAAAGC ATGGAGACCTGAAGACAGATGGTTTCAGTATTGAGAATTGCAGGAGCATGGTGGCGGTCATGGAT AGTGACAGCACTGGAAAACTTGGCTTTCACGAATTCAAATACCTCTGGAACAACATTAAAAAATGGCAG GGAGTGTACAAGGCTCACGACACAGATCGCTCTGGTGTCATTAGTGCAAGTGAGCTGCCTGGTGCTTTCGCAGCTGCAG GTTTCCGCCTCAATGATGCCATGTACGAGATGATCATCCGCAGATACAGTGATGAAAATGGGGACATGGATTTTGATAATTACATTGGCTGCCTTGTGAGACTGGATGCTATGTGtc GTGCCTTCAGAACCCTGGATAAAGACAATAATGGGACAATCAAAGTTAATATTCAGGAG tGGCTTCAGTTGACCATGTATTCTTGA
- the LOC115432805 gene encoding calpain small subunit 1-like isoform X2, which produces MSFFAKKLIGGLINVVSNIDPAQFIPSDPPPPRRPAVFAEQDESDEERQFRRVFQQLAGDDMEVSPAELMNILNRIIGKHGDLKTDGFSIENCRSMVAVMDSDSTGKLGFHEFKYLWNNIKKWQAMYKAYDRDGSGVIGAEELPDAFRAAGFPLNDDLFNMIIRRYSDEQGNMDFDNYIGCLVRLDAMCRAFKTLDKDNNGTIKVNIQEWLQLTMYS; this is translated from the exons atgtctttttttgccaagAAATTGATTGGTGGCCTAATTAATGTAGTCAG CAACATCGACCCTGCCCAGTTTATTCCCTCTGACCCA CCTCCACCACGTAGACCAGCTGTGTTTGCAGAGCAAGATGAGTCTGATGAGGAGAGACAGTTCCGTCGTGTCTTCCAACAACTTGCTGGAGAT GATATGGAAGTGAGCCCAGCTGAACTGATGAACATCCTAAACAGAATCATTGGAAAGC ATGGAGACCTGAAGACAGATGGTTTCAGCATTGAGAATTGTAGGAGCATGGTGGCGGTCATGGAT AGTGACAGCACCGGAAAACTTGGCTTTCACGAATTCAAATACCTCTGGAATAACATCAAAAAATGGCAGGCAA TGTACAAGGCTTACGACAGAGATGGCTCTGGTGTCATTGGTGCAGAAGAGCTGCCTGATGCTTTTAGAGCTGCAG GTTTCCCCCTCAATGATGACCTGTTCAACATGATCATCCGCAGATACAGTGATGAACAGGGGAACATGGATTTTGACAATTACATTGGCTGCCTTGTGAGACTGGATGCCATGTGTC GTGCCTTCAAAACCCTGGATAAAGACAATAATGGGACAATCAAAGTTAATATTCAGGAG tgGCTTCAGTTGACCATGTATTCTTGA